Below is a genomic region from Brassica rapa cultivar Chiifu-401-42 chromosome A08, CAAS_Brap_v3.01, whole genome shotgun sequence.
GCACGCCAAGGCTAGGATCAATGCTGGTGCTAATTTCTATATTGTAGGTCGTGATCCTGCGGGGATGGGACATCCTACTGAGAAGAGAGATCTGTATGATCCTGATCATGGAAAGAAAGTCTTGAGCATGGCTCCTGGTCTTGAGAAACTGAATATTCTTCCATTTAGGGTAAAGCAAAGTTTGTTGATTATCAGATTATGCTGCTTCAGATCATAATCATGTGTTCTTGGTCTGTGATTATTTTTATCCTTCAGGTTGCAGCTTATGATACAGTTGAGAAGAAGATGGCGTTTTTCGATCCCACTCGTGCAAAAGAGTTTCTTTTCATTTCTGGAACAAAGGTAAAAAGAcagtttttgattgattttcgATGACAAGTTCTTGTTTTTTAAAATGGTTTTATTGTTTTGGTGGTTTCAGATGAGAACGTATGCAAGAACAGGGGAGAGTCCACCAGATGGGTTTATGTGTCCAAGTGGATGGAATGTTCTTGTTAAATATTATGAGAGCTTGCAAGAAAGCGATGATTcatcaaaacaacaacaaaccgTTGTTTCAGCCTAAAGAATCAGATCTTCCAGCCTAAAGTGATGACTGGCTTTTGTTTCACCATTTATTGTAATGGTTACATGTTTTTGTCTCACAAATGTTTTCAAAACTCTGAAACCAAATAATGTTCTTGCTGATGAGCAAGAACAAGACTGTTAATTTTAAGGTTTGGTTCAATAATATTTCTCCACGTCTTTTTCAGTTCTGGTTTGAGTAAAATAGAGCTCTTTGTTTCGGCCACAAGCGATCTAGAGGGGAGGCAAAAAAAACTCCGTTGCCGGGACTCGAACCCGGGTCTCTCGGGTGAGAGCCGAGTATCCTGACCAGCTAGACTACAACGGATTTGTGATTATATCGAGTCTTTCAAATTTAAACTATGGTTATCATATTGATGAACTAAatatgaaaagaatgagaaagaCGCATGTCATCAGTGCTTTAAGAGCTAGATAAAGGATTCATGTCAGTAACTCATCAGTTGACAATAAAAAGGTACTAAATCATcatattgttttattaattattgaagTATTCCATAGAGTGtgcaaatgaaaaatataattagaacCAGAAAGTCAAATGATTATCACCCATGTTTTGCTTGTTCCCATGAGAAACTCAAAAAACTCACAATGCcacaaaagaaaaccaaaagtgAAACATATCATAAACATTACAAAAGGACTTGACCAAAAGGCTTTCTGAGTTCACTCGGCTCTAGACTGACCAGCACGAGACGAGAGGATGATACCAACAATGAGACCGTACAGCGCCAGTGCTTCAGCAAAGATGAGAATCAAAATCATTCCCACAAACAGCTTCGGTTGTTGTGCATTCGCTCTGCACAATACACACACAAATCACACACCACATTACAACGACAGAACATCTCTCTCAAGTCCAACTAGATACAAACACAACACCACAATATGACTTTGACATAGCATATCAAGAGAGAGTCTTTGCAGTGACAATGTGAATCAAAGACTCAAAGTATGAATCTTTGGCAGagaatctagtttttttttttggcaattaCCTAACACCAGCGTCGCCGACGATACCAATAGCCATACCGGCGGAGAGACCGGCGAGACCACAAGCGAGACCGGAAGAGAGATGAGCATAGCCGTCGAAGAGGTAGTAAGACTTGGCCTTAGGGTTGATTCCAGTACTGATGATGACAGCAATGATGAGACCATAGATACCTAACACACCAGCCATGACCACGGGAACAATCGATTTCATCACAAGCTCTGGTCTCATCACACCCATCGACGCCACGCCGACCCCGCTCTTCGCTGTCCCGTACGCTGCTCCCATACCTGAGAACAAGGATAAACCGATCGGATCGGGTCGGATCAGATCAAAACCAAAATCATGGATTGGATCTTTAAATGAAGAGTTTGATGTTACATGAGAAAACGAGAGCGGCGGCGGCGCCGAGGAATCCGAAGAAAGGAGCAGTTTCATCGCCGCTGAAACCTGAAGCCATAATTGCTCTCCGATGAGATCTGATCGCAAAGAGACAAAACGGTTTGATGTTttgcgagagagagagaaggaaaccGAACTTATGTCAACAATGAGATTTAGTAAATTGCTGGCGGTTAGTCGGCGTGTAAAATTAAACCGGACTTAAATTAGCTGACCCGTTTAACCAGAACCGTACCAAATTTACTTTTTGGTGTATGATGCTTTGTTTGCTAAATGCTAATTGTGTATATTTTTCCTATTACTAAATAGTTAGATTTTTAATTATCGTAAATGcgaataatttgtttatcagattagaaattttgtatatatacacTTATTAACGAATGAACAAATcagagaaaaaatgttatactaTTTTAAGGTTTTACTTTTATCTAAATTCTATCAAGATGCATGTGTTAAAAGTGTAAATTTCGTAGGCCGTCGTGCTAGAGATTAGTCTCTTAGCAGATATAACTTAGACACCGTGTGCATGATTCATGACATATCCACTGAAGTCTAAATCATGTTTTAAATTAGTTTGATATGTTTAAAATTCTGTTGGATAGGTACAATAattagaagagaaaaaaaaatacaagttcTGGTAggaatttgaaatataaaatgaaCAGCTTCGAAGACTAAATCTTTTTATTTCGTACTTCTTAATACAAAATCTAATAATTGCAGACTGGATAATATGTATATGAATGTATTATGTATGTATGAATAATGTAATAACGCAAAAATAGGAGGCACAATATTAgcaacatttaaaaatatagagtCAACTAACCGCATTCATGAATAGAGAATGTCATCGGTTAATCATTTGATTTTGGTGATTcggaatataaatattaattcatAACTATAAACAAATCAAGaatgtatgtatatatgcaAGAAAGGGGAAAGCATAAAAATCGATTATAATGCAAATTAGTTAACTCGACATGTCGAATATGTATGTCCATAGTTTAGAGTGTAAAATGTATATgcatcaatatttttattagttgtCCATTATTATAAGATAAATAGGCATCCAAATACCAAAAAGTAAATTTATGCATCTTATTGAACAACTGTCTTAAATAAAACCAACAAGAGAATGTGTGTACTAATAAGAATTGTTATGAAATTATGGTTTTGAAAACGAAATTTAACTTTACATACAAATACATTGTTAAGTTCACACCGCTGGAGCAGATATTATTAgtctatatatgtatgtatgcatgaatgttatattttttattaatttatagaaaatttggGACAACCAAAATAACTAACGTGCAACGAACCAGGATGATTGAAAGCCTAATAATAAtagtttgcaaaaaaaaaacgaacccGATGAATAGCCCCTGGGAGGACTAAAACGTAATGGAGTTTGACTTGTATTATCTATAGTTGCATGTTTGATGTTAACACAACAACGCCATCATTAATTCGTCTTTGCAGCCTAATTAATTAATCACAAATAAGCATAA
It encodes:
- the LOC103835823 gene encoding V-type proton ATPase subunit c2 yields the protein MASGFSGDETAPFFGFLGAAAALVFSCMGAAYGTAKSGVGVASMGVMRPELVMKSIVPVVMAGVLGIYGLIIAVIISTGINPKAKSYYLFDGYAHLSSGLACGLAGLSAGMAIGIVGDAGVRANAQQPKLFVGMILILIFAEALALYGLIVGIILSSRAGQSRAE